DNA from Oryzisolibacter sp. LB2S:
GGCCTGTGGTGCTCGGGCCTGGGCCATGGGCGCAGGGAGATTGCCGAGGCCATAGGCAAGGCCGCAGCCAACCTGGACTATTCGCCGGCCTTCCAGTTCGGCCACCCGGCCGCGTTCGAGCTGGCCAACCGCATCAAGGACTTGACGCCCGCGGGGCTGGACTATGTGTTCTTCACCGGCTCGGGCTCCGAGGCGGCGGATACGTCGCTCAAGATGGCGCGCGCCTACTGGCGCGCCAAGGGTCAGGCGGGCAAGACGCGATTGATCGGCCGCGAGAAGGGCTACCACGGCGTGAACTTCGGCGGCATCTCGGTGGGCGGCATCGCGGGCAACCGCAAGCTGTTCGGCCAGGGCGTGGAGGCCGACCATATTCCCCACACCCAGCCGCCCGTGGGTTCGTTTTACCGCGGCATGCCGGACATGGATGGCCGCGCGTTGGCCGACAGGCTGCTCGACGTGATCGCCCTGCACGACGCGAGCAACATCGCGGCCGTCATCGTCGAGCCGTTCTCGGGCTCGGCCGGCGTGGTGATTCCGCCCGCGGGCTACCTGCAGCGCCTGCGCGAGATCTGCACGCAGAACAACATCCTGCTCATCTTCGACGAGGTCATCACGGGCTTTGGCCGTGTCGGCGGATGGACTGGCTCCGAGGTGTTCGGCGTCACGCCCGACATCCTGAACTTCGCCAAGCAGGTGACCAACGGCGCCCAGCCGCTCGGCGGCTGCGTGGCAAGCAAAGAGATCTACGACACCTTCATGGCCGCGGGCGGCCCCGAGTACATGCTGGAGTTTGCCCACGGCTACACCTACTCGGCCCACCCCGTGGCCTGTGCGGCGGGCAATGCCACGCTGGAAATCCTGCAAAAGGACGACATGCCGGCACGCGTGAAGGCGCTGGCGCCCTACTTCGAGAACGCCGTGCACGGCCTCAAGGGAGCCAAACATGTGGCCGACATCCGCAACTACGGCCTGGCCGCGGGTTTCACCATCGAGTCCCTGCCCGGCGAGCCGGCGCGCCGCCCCTACGAGATCGCCATGAAGTGCTGGGAAAAGGGCTTCTACGTGCGTTACGGCGGCGACACGATCCAGCTGGCGCCGCCCTTCATCAGTACCGAGGCCGAGATCGACCGCCTGGTCAGCGCCCTGGGCGATGCGCTGCAGGAAACCGCCTGATGCTATTTTATGAATAGCACACATCGCTGGATACAAAGGCGCCAATGACCAGATAGTCGGGATGTCGGCAAGCCGGCACCTCGACTCTGCGGGCGGTCGGGTTACAGTAGGCCAAAGCCTTCAGCCCGCCCATGAAACTGACGCCCGAGCCTTCTGCCCGCCGCGACGTGCATTGGACAGTGCACATGAACTGGCGCAATCGCAGCCTGTTCTATGTGCTGCTGCTGATGGCGCTGGGATCGCACCTGCTGACCATAGGCGCGTCGGCCGCAGGCTGGGCGGCTCTGACCCTCAACTACGTTGCCTATCCCCACCTGGCCTACTGGCGCGCGCGCCGCGCGCGCGATCAGCGGCTGGCGGAGATGCACAACATGGATGCCGACATCGTGATGGCCGGCGCGTGGATAGCCTCGCTCGGTGCGCCGCTGTGGATCAGCTTCATCCTCTGCGCATCGGGCTGCATCAACATGGTGGTTTTCCACGGCGCACGCGGGGGCCTGCGCCTGATGCTCAGCCTGGCCGTGGGAATGGCACTGGCCGCGCTGGTCGTGCCGCTGGCCTGGCAACCCGAGACAGATCTGCGCACGTCCGTGCTGTGCATGATTGCCCTGCTGCTCTACCTCTTCGCGTTTGCTCGCGATGGTTATGACCGCGCGATGAGCCAGAGCCAGGCGAACAGCCGCCTGCGCAAACAGTACGACGAGATCCAATCGCTGCAGGCGCAACTGCGCGAACAGGCGCTGCGTGATCCGCTCACGGGGCTGTTCAACCGCCGCCAGCTCGACGCCACGCTGGGGCCAGCCATGCAGCTCTGCCGCGAGCAGGGTGCCTGCCTTTCGGTGCTCATCGTCGACATCGACCACTTCAAGCGCATCAACGACACCCATGGCCATGCCGCGGGCGATGCGGTGCTGCAGTCTTTCGCACAGTTGCTGCTGCGTCACATGCGACCACAGGACATGGCCTACCGCATAGGGGGCGAAGAGTTTCTGCTGGTGCTCGGCGGCACGCCATTGGACACCGCCGTGGAGCGCGCGCACATGCTGCGCGAGGCCGTGGAGGTCTTGCGTGTGCGCACTGGCTCGGGCGAGCTCTCCGTCACCCTGTCGTGTGGCGCAGCCGCCTTCCCCCTGCACGCCCAGGAGCCTCAGGACCTTCTGGACTGTGCCGACCAGGCCCTGTACGAGGCCAAGAAGGGCGGGCGCAACCGGGTCGTGACCCATCCCGGGCCGGTGCCGCTCCAGCCCGCCCTCTCTGCAAGCGAGTAGCTGCGCAGACCATCAGCCGGCGGACATGGTCCGTCGGCGCGCCGGTTTCGCTTTTGCATTGCCTGTCCTGGGGGCCATGGACGCGGCGCGCGGGCGCCGCAGCGTGTCCGCATCCAGTATCAAGCGCCCTTGAATGCGCCCTTTCATGCGCTTGACGCTGCTGGCCGCATCCTGCATGTGTTGCTGCATGAGCGCGCGGACCTTTTCTGCATCGCGCGCCCGCGCGGCCTGCACGATCGCGCGGTGGATCTGTGCATTGGCCTCGCCAAAACGCCGATGCTCGGACTGCGGCGTGCGGTTGCCGAAAACGATGAGCTGGCGAATCATTTCATTGATCAGCTCACAGGAGAAGCGCAGGAACGGGTTGGGGTTGGCGGCGGCCAGGATGTCGTGGAAGTTCACGTCCTCGCGCCGCTGCGTCACGAGGTCCTGCTGGCTTTGCGTGGGGTCGCAGCAGGCGATGCTGTGCTCCAGGGCCTCGAAATCGGCGTCGGTCAGGTACGGCACCGCGCCGGCGGCCAGCTCGGGTTCGAGCATCTGGCGCACGGTGTAGATGTCGTCGATCGTCACCTCCTGGAAGAACAGGTAGTTCTGCATGAACTGCAGCGTGCGATCGAGCGGCACCGCGGCGATGGTGCCACCGCCCGTGGGCCCCGTGGAAATGGTCACCAGCCCCTGCACCTCAAGTGCCTTCAGCGCCTCACGGATCGTGCCCTTGCTGACCTGAAACTGGGCTTGCAGCTCACTCTCGCGCGGCAGGCGGTCGCCGGGGCTCAGGTTTTTCTCGGTAATCAAGCGCTTGATTTCCTGCGCCACGAGGTCGGAGCGTTTGAGCTGCCGGATCGCCAGCGGAGCGGGCTTCTGTGTTGCCATGGCTTGTTGTCTTTCCTCGGGGTGGTCAGGCGCCGCCGCCCCCCTGCATTCGCTGTCTTGGTGCAAGTATGCACCGCCCGGGGGCATGACGAAAGTTTCTAGGGTTTGTACGCGTCATATTCATTGTATTTGTCACTATAAATATGAACAAGGAGCCTGAGCGCATGGCCCAGCGGATTGGCATGCAACTTGCAACAACACAAGCTCCAACCCGTTCCCTCACCACGGAGTCACTCATGCAACGTCGTCACCTCCTGCAACTCTCCGCACTCGGCGCTCTGCCTTCGTCTCTGGGCCTGCTGTCCAGCGCCTGGGCCCAGGCCAAGGATGCGATCCAGTTCGGCTGCCCGGTTCCCATGTCGGGAGCATTCGCGGCCAACGGCAAGTACGCCGATCTGGGCATGAAGCTCGCCATCGAGCAGTACGGCAAGATCCTGGACCGGCCGCTGGCCTATACGCTGCTCGATACCGAGGGCAAGCCCGCCACGGCGGTGCGCAAGGTGCAGGACGCGGCCCAGCAGCAGGGCGCGCGTTTCTTTGCGGG
Protein-coding regions in this window:
- a CDS encoding aspartate aminotransferase family protein; protein product: MSFAVIDDTTHPAAVRQDAAWLDAHWMPFTGNRNFKANPRMVVGAQGAYYTTAEGRKIFDGLSGLWCSGLGHGRREIAEAIGKAAANLDYSPAFQFGHPAAFELANRIKDLTPAGLDYVFFTGSGSEAADTSLKMARAYWRAKGQAGKTRLIGREKGYHGVNFGGISVGGIAGNRKLFGQGVEADHIPHTQPPVGSFYRGMPDMDGRALADRLLDVIALHDASNIAAVIVEPFSGSAGVVIPPAGYLQRLREICTQNNILLIFDEVITGFGRVGGWTGSEVFGVTPDILNFAKQVTNGAQPLGGCVASKEIYDTFMAAGGPEYMLEFAHGYTYSAHPVACAAGNATLEILQKDDMPARVKALAPYFENAVHGLKGAKHVADIRNYGLAAGFTIESLPGEPARRPYEIAMKCWEKGFYVRYGGDTIQLAPPFISTEAEIDRLVSALGDALQETA
- a CDS encoding diguanylate cyclase; the encoded protein is MNWRNRSLFYVLLLMALGSHLLTIGASAAGWAALTLNYVAYPHLAYWRARRARDQRLAEMHNMDADIVMAGAWIASLGAPLWISFILCASGCINMVVFHGARGGLRLMLSLAVGMALAALVVPLAWQPETDLRTSVLCMIALLLYLFAFARDGYDRAMSQSQANSRLRKQYDEIQSLQAQLREQALRDPLTGLFNRRQLDATLGPAMQLCREQGACLSVLIVDIDHFKRINDTHGHAAGDAVLQSFAQLLLRHMRPQDMAYRIGGEEFLLVLGGTPLDTAVERAHMLREAVEVLRVRTGSGELSVTLSCGAAAFPLHAQEPQDLLDCADQALYEAKKGGRNRVVTHPGPVPLQPALSASE
- a CDS encoding FCD domain-containing protein; translation: MATQKPAPLAIRQLKRSDLVAQEIKRLITEKNLSPGDRLPRESELQAQFQVSKGTIREALKALEVQGLVTISTGPTGGGTIAAVPLDRTLQFMQNYLFFQEVTIDDIYTVRQMLEPELAAGAVPYLTDADFEALEHSIACCDPTQSQQDLVTQRREDVNFHDILAAANPNPFLRFSCELINEMIRQLIVFGNRTPQSEHRRFGEANAQIHRAIVQAARARDAEKVRALMQQHMQDAASSVKRMKGRIQGRLILDADTLRRPRAASMAPRTGNAKAKPARRRTMSAG